In Natronococcus occultus SP4, the following proteins share a genomic window:
- a CDS encoding replication factor C small subunit has protein sequence MSEADAEAAEPTPGKTEVWIEKYRPERLDEIKGHEDIVPRLQRYVEQNDLPHLLFAGPAGTGKTTAAQAIAREVYDDDWRENFLELNASDQRGIDVVRDRIKDFARSSFGGYDHRIIFLDEADALTSDAQSALRRTMEQFSSNTRFILSCNYSSQIIDPIQSRCAVFRFTELTEDALEAQIREIATEEGIEVTDDGVDALIYAADGDMRKAINGLQAAAVMGEVVDEETVFAITSTARPEEVEAMVDQAIDGDFTAARAALEDLLTERGLAGGDVIDQLHRSAWQFDISETATVRLLERLGEVDYRITEGANERLQLEAMLASLALENEN, from the coding sequence ATGAGCGAGGCCGACGCCGAGGCGGCGGAGCCGACTCCCGGCAAGACCGAGGTCTGGATCGAGAAGTATCGCCCGGAGCGGCTCGACGAGATCAAGGGCCACGAGGACATCGTGCCGCGCCTCCAGCGGTACGTCGAGCAAAACGACCTGCCCCACCTCCTGTTTGCAGGTCCTGCAGGGACGGGAAAGACTACTGCCGCACAGGCCATCGCCCGCGAGGTCTACGACGACGACTGGCGCGAGAACTTCCTCGAGCTGAACGCCTCCGACCAGCGCGGGATCGACGTCGTCCGGGATCGGATCAAGGACTTCGCGCGCTCTTCTTTCGGTGGATACGATCACCGAATTATCTTCCTCGACGAGGCTGACGCCCTCACCTCAGACGCTCAGTCGGCACTCCGTCGGACGATGGAGCAGTTCTCGAGCAACACCCGCTTTATCCTCTCGTGTAACTACTCGAGCCAGATCATCGACCCCATCCAGTCTCGCTGTGCCGTTTTCCGGTTTACCGAGCTCACCGAGGACGCCCTCGAGGCCCAGATCCGCGAGATCGCGACGGAGGAGGGGATCGAAGTCACCGACGACGGCGTCGACGCCCTGATCTACGCGGCCGACGGCGACATGCGCAAGGCGATCAACGGGCTTCAGGCCGCGGCCGTGATGGGCGAGGTCGTTGACGAGGAGACCGTCTTCGCGATCACCTCCACCGCTCGCCCCGAGGAGGTCGAGGCGATGGTCGACCAGGCTATCGACGGTGACTTCACGGCGGCCCGGGCCGCCCTCGAGGACTTGCTGACCGAGCGCGGGCTTGCGGGCGGAGACGTGATCGACCAGCTCCACCGCTCGGCCTGGCAGTTCGACATTTCTGAGACGGCAACGGTGCGACTGCTCGAGCGACTGGGGGAGGTCGACTACCGCATCACCGAAGGGGCCAACGAGCGGCTCCAGCTCGAGGCGATGCTGGCCTCGCTGGCGCTGGAGAACGAGAACTGA
- a CDS encoding bactofilin family protein, producing MASETSVRKRLAIVLLVVVLLGAVPTGVVAQSESTVGGTAVVAEDETIDELEAVAGTVVVEGTVTGDVSAAGGDVRIAETGEVGGSLEGAAGSVTIDGTVDGDVGVGAGNVEVGEDATVGGEFTVGAGNAVIDGVLEGDAAIGAETITLGSDAEIAGDLRYDGDLQGNTDAVAGSITEDSTLGVDIAPTLQPLASWLASVYVLALNLLLGAALLALFPRFSDGVADRVSTDPVRTGLVGLGVLVGVPILLVAVAITIVGIPFSIVGGFAFAFVVWIGIVYGRFAVAAWLLSYADLENRWLALVVGLIGGAVLSQVPYLGGLVDFLVLLLGLGALAWGLYARRRTARTREPERRDRIGPDEPASD from the coding sequence ATGGCGTCCGAAACGTCCGTACGGAAGCGACTCGCGATCGTCCTGCTCGTCGTCGTCCTCCTCGGCGCGGTGCCGACAGGGGTGGTCGCACAGTCCGAATCGACCGTTGGCGGGACGGCCGTCGTCGCCGAGGACGAAACGATCGACGAGCTCGAGGCCGTTGCCGGAACCGTCGTCGTCGAGGGGACGGTGACGGGCGACGTCTCGGCCGCCGGTGGGGACGTCCGAATCGCCGAGACCGGCGAGGTCGGGGGCAGCCTCGAGGGCGCCGCGGGGAGCGTGACGATCGACGGAACCGTCGACGGCGACGTCGGCGTTGGAGCCGGCAACGTCGAGGTCGGCGAGGACGCGACCGTCGGCGGGGAGTTCACCGTCGGCGCCGGCAACGCCGTCATCGACGGCGTCCTCGAGGGCGACGCGGCGATCGGCGCAGAGACGATCACGCTGGGTTCGGACGCCGAGATCGCGGGCGATCTGCGCTACGACGGCGACCTGCAGGGCAACACCGACGCCGTCGCGGGCTCGATCACCGAGGACTCGACGCTCGGGGTCGATATCGCGCCGACGCTGCAGCCACTGGCCTCCTGGCTGGCGTCGGTGTACGTCCTCGCGCTGAACCTGCTGCTGGGGGCCGCCCTGCTCGCGCTGTTCCCGCGGTTCTCGGACGGCGTCGCCGACCGTGTCTCGACCGACCCTGTGCGAACGGGACTGGTCGGACTCGGCGTGCTGGTCGGGGTGCCGATCCTGCTCGTCGCCGTCGCGATCACGATCGTCGGCATCCCGTTCTCGATCGTCGGCGGATTCGCGTTCGCCTTCGTCGTCTGGATCGGGATCGTCTACGGCCGATTTGCGGTCGCGGCCTGGCTGCTTAGCTACGCCGACCTCGAGAACCGGTGGCTGGCGCTCGTCGTTGGACTGATCGGTGGGGCCGTCCTCTCGCAGGTGCCGTACCTGGGTGGACTGGTCGACTTCCTGGTTCTCCTGCTCGGCCTGGGTGCACTGGCCTGGGGGCTGTACGCCCGGCGCCGAACCGCGAGGACGCGAGAGCCCGAACGGCGGGATCGGATCGGTCCCGACGAGCCCGCCAGCGACTGA
- a CDS encoding DNA-directed DNA polymerase II small subunit — protein sequence MPLEGPARIVSELTSRGYNAEREAVTRIASTEDPAATLERVLEGLPDDALVVRADHVESVLGTEPASDGGQTAERTSAPTDDTPISTGPENALSSPVDGGTPVETKGVEAGRESTDDGSGRSADPLERSLEIVGDMTGESTGTGEYGDFVSVFRDRLERLGSKLRGRVNHRPATAIQSMPGGSEAAMVGLVNDVRSTASGHWLIELEDATGTFPWLVMKDREYADLVDELLYDEVLAMEGTLADDSGIAFVDAMYFPDVPRTHEPSTADRHVQAALISDVHVGSQEFMSAAWNRFADWLHTPHAQHVEYLLIAGDMVEGVGVYPNQDEELDIIDIYEQYEVFNERLKQVPGDIEIVMIPGNHDAVRLAEPQPGFDDELREIMSAHDARIVSNPSTVTIEGVSVLMYHGVSLDEVIAELPEKKASYDDPHRAMYQLLKKRHVAPQFGGHTRLAPEEKDYLIMEEVPDIFHTGHVHKLGFGKYHDVLAINSGCWQAQTDFQKSVNIQPDAGYAPIVDLDSLDVTVQKFS from the coding sequence GTGCCACTCGAGGGGCCCGCCCGGATCGTCAGCGAACTCACGAGTCGCGGCTACAACGCCGAACGCGAGGCCGTAACCCGGATCGCGTCGACCGAGGACCCGGCGGCGACCCTCGAACGCGTCCTCGAGGGACTGCCCGACGACGCGCTGGTCGTCCGTGCCGACCACGTCGAGTCCGTCCTCGGGACCGAACCGGCCTCCGACGGCGGGCAAACCGCCGAACGGACGAGCGCTCCGACCGACGACACCCCCATTTCAACTGGACCTGAAAACGCGCTATCGTCTCCGGTGGATGGCGGTACTCCAGTCGAAACGAAGGGGGTTGAGGCGGGGCGTGAAAGTACTGACGACGGAAGCGGTCGGTCCGCGGATCCGCTCGAGCGCTCGCTCGAGATCGTCGGCGATATGACCGGCGAGAGCACGGGGACCGGCGAGTACGGCGACTTCGTCTCGGTGTTCCGGGATCGGCTCGAGCGACTCGGCTCGAAGCTCCGCGGGCGAGTCAACCACCGACCCGCGACGGCGATCCAGTCGATGCCCGGAGGCAGCGAAGCCGCGATGGTCGGGCTGGTCAACGACGTCCGATCGACCGCCAGCGGCCACTGGCTGATCGAGCTCGAGGACGCCACCGGAACCTTTCCGTGGCTCGTAATGAAGGACCGCGAGTACGCCGATCTGGTCGACGAGCTCCTCTACGACGAGGTGCTGGCGATGGAGGGAACCCTCGCGGACGACTCGGGGATCGCGTTCGTCGACGCGATGTACTTCCCCGACGTCCCCCGGACTCACGAGCCCTCGACGGCCGACCGCCACGTGCAGGCGGCGCTGATTAGCGACGTCCACGTCGGTAGCCAGGAGTTCATGAGCGCGGCCTGGAACCGCTTTGCGGACTGGCTCCACACGCCCCATGCCCAACACGTCGAGTACCTGCTGATCGCGGGCGACATGGTCGAGGGCGTCGGCGTCTATCCGAATCAGGACGAGGAGCTCGATATTATCGACATCTACGAGCAGTACGAAGTGTTCAACGAACGCCTGAAGCAGGTTCCCGGCGACATCGAGATCGTCATGATTCCTGGCAACCACGACGCGGTGCGGCTCGCTGAGCCCCAGCCCGGCTTCGACGACGAGCTCCGGGAGATCATGTCAGCCCACGACGCTCGGATCGTCAGCAACCCCTCGACCGTCACGATCGAGGGCGTCTCGGTGCTGATGTACCACGGGGTCAGCCTCGACGAGGTGATCGCCGAACTCCCCGAGAAGAAAGCGAGCTACGACGATCCCCACCGGGCGATGTACCAGCTGCTGAAAAAGCGCCACGTCGCCCCGCAGTTTGGGGGTCACACCCGGCTCGCGCCCGAGGAAAAAGATTACCTCATCATGGAGGAGGTGCCAGACATCTTCCACACCGGCCACGTCCACAAGCTCGGCTTCGGGAAGTACCACGACGTCCTCGCGATCAACTCCGGCTGCTGGCAGGCCCAGACCGACTTCCAGAAGAGCGTCAATATCCAACCTGACGCCGGCTACGCCCCGATCGTCGATCTGGACTCCCTCGACGTAACCGTCCAGAAGTTCAGCTGA
- a CDS encoding long-chain fatty acid--CoA ligase: MAGYDQTLRPFLWRAERLHPDQEVVSRTHDGIVRNTYTEYGDRTRQLANALEDVGVEEGARVGTFCWNHHRHAEAYFAVPNSGRQLHTINPLLPAEHIQYIVENAADRLLFVDPSLLEPLENAYDPDAFESVEQFVVMGESVPETGLEPITDYESFIGARTTDYDWPELDEDAPAGMCYTSGTTGKPKGVEYTQQMLWSHTMMTLTPQGLGIAEDDVIMPVVPMFHVNAWGLPFSTTAAGAKHVYPGPSPDPADLVQLIEEEGVTITAGVPTVWLGVLEYIEEHDADLSSLDRIVIGGSAAPKSLIREFDDRGVEVVHAWGMTEMSPLGTVAHLKADLEDLPEEEQYEKQAKQGLVVPGLEFKVVDDDGEEVEWDGEEFGELYVRGPWVTDSYFKRPDANEADFEGSWLKTGDIVTVDEDGYVKIVDRAKDVIKSGGEWISSVELENAIMAHDAVSEATVIGAPHEKWQERPVAFVVPTEAAGMSEDELHDEVQSLVAEDYPDWWTPDAVVRIDEVPKTATGKFDKKTLREEYETETLLDDE, translated from the coding sequence ATGGCTGGCTACGACCAGACGCTGCGACCGTTCCTCTGGCGCGCCGAGCGATTGCACCCCGACCAGGAGGTCGTCTCGCGAACGCACGACGGGATCGTTCGCAACACCTACACGGAGTACGGCGACCGCACGCGACAGCTGGCGAACGCCCTCGAGGACGTCGGCGTCGAGGAGGGCGCCCGCGTGGGCACGTTCTGCTGGAACCATCACCGCCACGCGGAGGCGTACTTCGCGGTGCCAAACAGCGGCCGACAGCTCCACACGATCAACCCGCTGTTGCCGGCCGAGCACATCCAGTATATCGTCGAGAACGCCGCGGATCGGTTGCTGTTCGTCGATCCGTCGCTGCTCGAGCCCCTCGAAAACGCCTACGATCCCGACGCGTTCGAGAGCGTCGAACAGTTCGTCGTGATGGGCGAGTCGGTTCCCGAAACCGGGCTCGAGCCGATCACCGACTACGAGTCCTTTATCGGCGCCCGGACAACCGACTACGACTGGCCGGAGCTCGACGAGGACGCCCCCGCCGGTATGTGTTACACCTCTGGGACGACGGGGAAGCCGAAAGGCGTCGAGTACACCCAGCAGATGCTCTGGAGCCACACGATGATGACGCTGACTCCCCAGGGACTGGGCATCGCCGAGGACGACGTCATCATGCCGGTCGTCCCGATGTTCCACGTCAACGCGTGGGGGCTGCCGTTCTCGACAACCGCCGCAGGCGCGAAACACGTCTACCCCGGCCCCTCGCCCGACCCCGCGGACCTGGTACAGCTCATCGAGGAGGAAGGCGTCACGATCACCGCGGGCGTACCGACGGTGTGGCTCGGCGTTCTGGAGTACATCGAGGAGCACGACGCCGACCTATCCTCACTCGACCGGATCGTTATCGGCGGCAGCGCGGCGCCCAAGAGTCTGATCCGGGAGTTCGACGACCGCGGCGTCGAGGTCGTCCACGCCTGGGGGATGACCGAGATGTCCCCGCTTGGCACCGTCGCTCACCTCAAGGCCGACCTCGAGGACCTGCCCGAAGAGGAGCAGTACGAAAAGCAGGCCAAACAGGGACTGGTCGTCCCCGGCCTCGAGTTCAAGGTCGTCGACGACGACGGTGAAGAGGTCGAATGGGACGGCGAGGAGTTCGGCGAGCTCTACGTTCGTGGCCCGTGGGTCACCGACTCGTACTTCAAACGTCCCGACGCGAACGAGGCCGATTTCGAGGGGTCGTGGCTCAAGACCGGCGACATCGTCACCGTCGACGAGGACGGCTACGTAAAGATCGTCGACCGCGCGAAGGACGTGATCAAAAGCGGCGGCGAGTGGATCTCCTCGGTCGAACTCGAGAACGCCATCATGGCCCACGACGCCGTCAGCGAGGCGACGGTTATCGGCGCACCCCACGAGAAGTGGCAGGAACGGCCCGTCGCGTTCGTCGTCCCGACCGAAGCGGCAGGGATGAGCGAGGACGAACTCCACGACGAGGTCCAGTCGCTCGTCGCCGAGGACTACCCCGACTGGTGGACCCCTGACGCGGTCGTCCGCATCGACGAGGTGCCGAAGACGGCGACCGGGAAGTTCGACAAGAAGACGCTCCGCGAGGAGTACGAGACCGAAACCCTGCTCGACGACGAGTAG
- a CDS encoding aspartate kinase gives MRVVAKFGGTSLGSGDRINRAADSIAAAVEDGHEIAVVASAMGSTTDELLDEITFETDEADRAQIVSMGERTSVRMLKAALTARGVDAVFLEPGSDNWPVVTDEHGEVDVAETQRRAREVAAELDETVPVLTGFLAEGPDGSVTTLGRGGSDTTAVMMGKYMDADEVVIVTDVEGVMTGDPNVVEGARNVGEISVDELRNLSFRGAEVVAPSALSYKDGTLSVRVVHYQHGDLLSGGTSIEGEFENLVDLRERPLACLTVAGRAIRNQPGVFNHLSEPLSEADINVDAVASGLDSVTFYVDEDDAERAENILHREVIARDELSSVTVDESLAVVRVTGGELPNQPGIVGEIVNPLAEARINVHDIITSATSVALFVDWDDREETLELTQGLF, from the coding sequence ATGCGCGTCGTAGCGAAGTTCGGAGGGACGAGTCTGGGCAGCGGCGATCGGATCAACCGTGCCGCGGACTCGATCGCCGCGGCCGTCGAGGACGGCCACGAGATCGCCGTCGTCGCCAGCGCGATGGGGTCGACGACCGACGAACTGCTCGACGAGATCACCTTCGAGACCGACGAGGCCGACCGCGCCCAGATCGTCAGTATGGGCGAGCGGACCTCGGTCCGGATGCTCAAGGCCGCGTTGACGGCTCGGGGCGTCGACGCCGTGTTCCTCGAACCCGGCAGTGACAACTGGCCCGTCGTCACCGACGAGCACGGCGAGGTCGACGTCGCGGAGACCCAGCGGCGCGCCCGCGAGGTCGCCGCCGAGCTCGACGAAACGGTGCCGGTGCTCACCGGCTTCCTCGCGGAGGGGCCCGACGGCTCGGTGACGACGCTCGGCCGCGGCGGCAGCGACACGACCGCCGTGATGATGGGCAAGTACATGGACGCCGACGAGGTCGTCATCGTCACCGACGTCGAGGGCGTTATGACCGGCGACCCGAACGTCGTCGAGGGCGCCCGCAACGTCGGCGAGATCTCCGTCGACGAGCTCCGTAATCTCTCCTTCCGGGGTGCGGAGGTCGTCGCGCCGTCGGCACTTTCCTACAAGGACGGCACGCTGTCGGTTCGGGTCGTCCACTACCAGCACGGCGACCTGCTGTCTGGCGGCACCAGCATCGAGGGCGAGTTCGAGAACCTCGTCGATCTCCGGGAGCGGCCGCTGGCCTGCCTGACCGTCGCGGGTCGTGCGATCCGCAACCAGCCGGGCGTGTTCAACCACCTCTCGGAACCCCTTAGCGAGGCCGATATCAACGTCGACGCCGTCGCCAGCGGACTCGACAGCGTCACCTTCTACGTCGACGAGGACGACGCCGAACGGGCCGAGAACATCCTCCACCGTGAGGTGATCGCCCGCGACGAACTCTCGAGTGTCACCGTCGACGAGTCGCTGGCGGTCGTTCGGGTCACCGGCGGCGAACTCCCCAACCAGCCGGGGATCGTCGGCGAAATCGTCAACCCGCTTGCTGAAGCCCGCATCAACGTCCACGACATCATCACGAGCGCGACCAGCGTCGCGCTGTTCGTCGACTGGGACGACCGCGAGGAAACCCTCGAGCTGACTCAGGGGCTCTTCTAG
- a CDS encoding GNAT family N-acetyltransferase, whose protein sequence is MHVRTADSEDALPVRRILDAAMLEPGDVEGRIGDGDVLVAGDRRGGADGTDERLLGALVLEPRERGAHVAAVGVRRRHRGRGIGRRLVERALERERRLTARFDEGVRPFYERLGFEIEPVDDRRHRGVAAIDGER, encoded by the coding sequence ATGCACGTTCGGACGGCAGACTCCGAGGACGCGCTTCCGGTCAGACGCATCCTCGACGCCGCGATGCTCGAGCCCGGCGACGTCGAGGGCCGGATCGGGGACGGCGACGTCCTCGTCGCCGGCGACCGACGGGGGGGAGCCGACGGAACCGACGAACGGCTTCTGGGCGCGCTCGTCCTCGAGCCCCGCGAGCGTGGCGCCCACGTCGCGGCCGTCGGCGTCCGCCGTCGCCACCGCGGTCGGGGGATCGGTCGGCGGCTGGTCGAACGCGCCCTCGAGCGCGAGCGACGGCTGACCGCGCGGTTCGACGAGGGGGTGCGGCCGTTCTACGAACGGCTCGGTTTCGAAATCGAGCCAGTTGACGACCGTCGACACCGGGGGGTCGCCGCGATCGACGGCGAGCGGTGA
- a CDS encoding tryptophanase: protein MVGYKSKVAEQIHLPSRAKRERALEDAGYNVFNLDSKDVFVDLLTDSGTGAMSDEQWAALFRGDEAYAGSRSFGELEDAVADVMGFSHVVPAHQGRGAENVLYGSLVEEGDVVPNNTHFDTTRAHIANQGADPVDCPVDDARDPAADGPFKGNTSLERARAVVEEYGPERVPVVVQTITNNSAAGQPVSVENTRRVREFADEIGATFVIDACRFAENAYFVTEREAEFADASVADVAREQLGLADAVVMSGKKDGLANAGGFVATDNEALYEQCKQRAILYEGFPTYGGMAGRDIAAMAVGLREAVEEAYVADRVEQVQELADALESVGVPIYTPAGGHAVYLDAGAFLPHLEPEAFPGQALVCELYREGGVRGVELGSFAFPEADRPELVRLALPRRTYHREHLEHVAETAAAVLERREDVSGLEIVDEPEMEEIRHFTATLEPTSSSL from the coding sequence ATGGTCGGATACAAGTCGAAGGTCGCCGAGCAGATCCACCTTCCCTCGAGAGCGAAACGCGAGCGCGCCCTCGAGGACGCCGGGTACAACGTCTTCAACCTCGATTCGAAGGACGTCTTCGTCGATCTGCTCACCGACAGCGGGACGGGCGCGATGAGCGACGAGCAATGGGCGGCGCTGTTCCGGGGCGACGAGGCCTACGCGGGCTCGCGCAGCTTCGGCGAACTCGAGGACGCCGTCGCCGACGTGATGGGCTTTTCGCACGTCGTCCCGGCCCACCAGGGCCGAGGTGCCGAGAACGTTCTCTACGGGAGCCTCGTCGAGGAGGGCGACGTCGTTCCGAACAACACCCACTTCGACACCACGCGGGCCCACATCGCAAACCAGGGTGCCGACCCCGTCGACTGCCCGGTCGACGACGCCCGCGACCCCGCGGCCGACGGGCCGTTCAAGGGGAACACCTCGCTCGAGCGCGCCCGAGCGGTCGTCGAGGAGTACGGTCCCGAGCGGGTGCCGGTCGTCGTCCAGACGATCACGAACAACTCCGCGGCGGGCCAGCCCGTTTCCGTCGAGAACACCCGACGTGTACGCGAGTTCGCCGACGAGATCGGCGCGACGTTCGTGATCGACGCCTGTCGGTTCGCCGAGAACGCCTACTTCGTCACCGAACGCGAAGCGGAGTTCGCCGACGCCTCGGTCGCCGACGTCGCCCGCGAACAGCTCGGACTGGCCGACGCCGTCGTGATGAGCGGGAAGAAAGACGGGCTCGCCAACGCCGGCGGGTTCGTCGCCACCGACAACGAGGCGCTGTACGAGCAGTGCAAACAGCGGGCGATCCTCTACGAGGGGTTCCCGACCTACGGCGGGATGGCAGGCCGGGACATCGCGGCGATGGCCGTTGGTCTCCGGGAGGCAGTCGAGGAGGCCTACGTCGCCGACCGCGTCGAACAGGTCCAGGAGTTAGCCGACGCCCTCGAGTCGGTCGGCGTCCCGATCTACACGCCCGCGGGCGGACACGCGGTCTACCTCGACGCCGGCGCCTTCCTTCCCCACCTCGAACCCGAGGCGTTCCCCGGTCAGGCGCTGGTCTGTGAACTCTACCGGGAGGGCGGCGTGCGCGGGGTCGAACTGGGAAGTTTCGCGTTCCCCGAGGCCGACCGTCCGGAGCTAGTTCGGCTGGCGCTGCCCCGCAGAACCTACCACCGCGAACACCTAGAGCACGTCGCCGAAACCGCCGCCGCGGTCCTCGAGCGACGCGAGGACGTCTCTGGACTCGAGATCGTCGACGAGCCGGAGATGGAAGAGATCCGCCACTTCACGGCGACGCTCGAGCCGACGTCCTCGTCGCTTTGA
- the samp2 gene encoding ubiquitin-like small modifier protein SAMP2 yields the protein MRVTVDVKGEDSHELDLEDVATEAPEPTYADLLRAVGLSPHEVSVLVEGRPVPEDQPVESERVTVLRLIKGG from the coding sequence ATGCGCGTCACCGTCGACGTCAAGGGCGAGGACAGCCACGAACTCGACCTCGAGGACGTGGCGACCGAGGCTCCCGAGCCGACCTACGCCGACCTGCTCCGGGCGGTCGGGTTGAGTCCCCACGAGGTGAGCGTGCTGGTCGAGGGCAGACCCGTTCCCGAGGACCAGCCCGTCGAGAGCGAGCGCGTGACGGTGCTGCGGCTGATCAAGGGCGGCTGA
- a CDS encoding DUF1328 family protein: MLELAIVFFVIALIAAALGAGGVAGMSMAIAKWLVLAFLVLAVLSLLL; this comes from the coding sequence ATGCTAGAACTGGCAATCGTGTTTTTCGTCATCGCACTGATCGCCGCGGCCCTCGGCGCGGGCGGCGTCGCAGGAATGTCCATGGCCATCGCGAAGTGGCTCGTCCTCGCGTTCCTGGTCCTGGCCGTCCTGTCGCTGCTGCTGTGA
- a CDS encoding S24/S26 family peptidase translates to MSGPDSGDERTDDTGEPHRHDPSETRSDGPDEPGSGASDQPGVDRDSRADRSVVQHGGSGSESDDVSIEDDGVVRWFFKTDDDSVVLVRDVLSSVAIVAVIGLLLFGISGVWPPLVAVESGSMEPNMEVGDLIFVVADDRFVGDGATGDTGVVTHEDGEDHEKFGMAGDVVVFEPNGQAHQTPVIHRAHFWVEEGENWVDTKAEPEYVDGASCDQLQTCPAAHDGFVTKGDANPYYDQYQRGGANTDVVQPDWITGKASFRIPWLGYVRLTFDSILGGVLAPQPGLETVAGATGTETPLSNVGAVGTGAAGLAATGAGAAMAAGRRRQ, encoded by the coding sequence ATGAGCGGCCCCGATTCCGGCGACGAGAGAACCGACGACACCGGCGAGCCACACCGCCACGACCCGAGCGAGACCCGGTCGGACGGACCCGACGAACCGGGGTCGGGAGCGAGCGACCAGCCCGGAGTCGACCGCGACTCCCGAGCCGACCGATCGGTCGTTCAACACGGCGGATCGGGCTCCGAGAGCGACGACGTCTCGATCGAGGACGACGGCGTGGTGCGCTGGTTTTTCAAAACGGACGACGACTCGGTCGTGCTGGTACGTGACGTCCTGAGCAGCGTCGCCATCGTCGCGGTGATCGGGCTCTTGCTGTTCGGAATCAGCGGCGTCTGGCCCCCGCTGGTCGCCGTCGAGAGCGGGAGCATGGAGCCGAACATGGAGGTCGGCGACCTCATCTTCGTCGTCGCCGACGACCGGTTCGTCGGTGACGGCGCCACCGGCGACACCGGCGTCGTCACTCACGAGGACGGCGAGGACCACGAGAAGTTCGGCATGGCCGGCGACGTCGTCGTCTTCGAACCCAACGGACAGGCCCATCAAACACCCGTGATACACCGCGCACACTTCTGGGTCGAGGAGGGGGAGAACTGGGTCGACACCAAGGCCGAACCGGAGTACGTCGACGGAGCGAGCTGTGATCAGCTCCAGACCTGCCCGGCCGCCCACGACGGCTTCGTCACGAAAGGCGACGCGAACCCCTACTACGACCAGTACCAGCGCGGCGGAGCGAACACCGACGTCGTCCAGCCCGACTGGATCACCGGAAAGGCGTCGTTCCGAATCCCGTGGCTCGGCTACGTCCGGCTCACGTTCGACTCGATCCTCGGCGGCGTCCTCGCGCCCCAGCCCGGGCTCGAAACCGTCGCGGGCGCGACCGGAACCGAGACACCGCTGTCGAACGTCGGCGCGGTCGGCACGGGCGCGGCGGGACTGGCCGCGACCGGAGCGGGAGCCGCGATGGCCGCGGGACGGCGTCGGCAGTAG